Proteins co-encoded in one Balnearium lithotrophicum genomic window:
- a CDS encoding acetyl-CoA carboxylase carboxyltransferase subunit alpha: MAGVYEFEKQVDRLRRKLEELKSLGKHDPAVIEEIEKKFERKIEEFYRGLSAWDRVQLARHPNRPHSIDFIKAVFSDFVEFHGDRHCGDGKAIIAGFGTFEGESVCVIAQEKGRETREKIERNFGMPLPEDYRKALRVMKLAEKFKKPIITLVDTPGAFPGIEAEEHGQSEAIARNLLEMSKLKVPVVSVVIGEGGSGGALAISVANRILMFENSVYSVISPEGCAAILWQSQEKVEEAAEALKLTAEELLKLGIIDDVIPEPLEGAHRNWEETFENFRTYVGKHLKELKQLPPKELVEQRYKKFRSIGEFIG; encoded by the coding sequence ATGGCTGGAGTGTATGAATTTGAAAAACAGGTAGACAGGCTGAGAAGGAAATTGGAGGAATTAAAGAGCTTGGGAAAACACGACCCTGCAGTAATTGAGGAAATAGAAAAAAAGTTTGAGAGAAAAATAGAGGAGTTCTACAGAGGACTTTCTGCCTGGGATAGGGTTCAGCTTGCCCGCCACCCCAACAGACCCCATTCGATAGACTTTATAAAAGCTGTATTTTCAGATTTTGTTGAGTTCCACGGGGACAGACACTGTGGAGATGGAAAGGCAATAATAGCAGGGTTTGGTACGTTTGAAGGGGAGAGCGTCTGTGTGATAGCCCAGGAGAAAGGGAGGGAAACAAGAGAAAAGATAGAGAGAAACTTTGGTATGCCCCTTCCTGAGGACTACAGAAAAGCCCTAAGAGTTATGAAGCTTGCTGAAAAGTTTAAGAAACCAATAATAACGTTAGTTGATACTCCTGGGGCTTTCCCGGGAATAGAGGCCGAGGAGCACGGTCAATCTGAAGCAATAGCAAGAAACCTACTTGAGATGTCAAAGTTGAAAGTTCCTGTTGTTAGTGTGGTTATTGGAGAGGGTGGAAGTGGAGGAGCCCTTGCCATCAGTGTAGCCAACAGGATTTTAATGTTTGAAAATTCCGTTTACTCCGTTATTTCACCTGAGGGCTGTGCTGCGATTTTGTGGCAGTCTCAGGAAAAGGTAGAGGAGGCTGCAGAGGCTTTAAAGTTAACGGCTGAGGAGCTCCTTAAACTTGGAATTATCGACGATGTAATTCCAGAACCCCTTGAGGGAGCTCACAGGAACTGGGAAGAAACGTTTGAAAACTTTAGGACGTATGTGGGAAAACACTTAAAGGAACTAAAACAATTGCCCCCTAAAGAACTTGTAGAGCAAAGGTACAAGAAGTTTCGCAGTATTGGAGAGTTTATAG